The proteins below come from a single Sorghum bicolor cultivar BTx623 chromosome 4, Sorghum_bicolor_NCBIv3, whole genome shotgun sequence genomic window:
- the LOC8066409 gene encoding probable trehalose-phosphate phosphatase 4 has product MTNQDVVVSEMGIAAGAALPGASPALLACRGAAAGAMSLRYLDLAAAAARSASCTWVDAMRASSPTRSRAAADVDEFTAWMRKHPSALAKFEQIASASKGKKVVMFLDYDGTLSPIVADPDAAYMSDAMRAAVRDVAKHFPTAIVSGRCRDKVRNFVDLSELYYAGSHGMDIKGPSSNPESVLCQPASEFLPVIDEVYKALVEKTKSTPGAKVENNKFCLSVHFRCVDEKRWNALAEQVKAVIKDYPKLKLTQGRKVLEIRPSIMWDKGKALEFLLESLGFANCSDVLPVYIGDDRTDEDAFKVLRKRGQGIGILVSKCPKETNASYSLQDPGEVMDFLLRLAEWKRKSSAPPMIRPRV; this is encoded by the exons ATGACGAACCAGGACGTGGTCGTGTCGGAGATGGGCATTGCGGCCGGGGCCGCGCTGCCGGGCGCGAGCCCGGCCCTCCTGGCCTGCCGGGGCGCGGCCGCCGGCGCCATGTCCCTGCGGTACCTCGACCTGGCCGCGGCGGCCGCGCGCTCGGCCAGCTGCACCTGGGTCGACGCCATGCGCGCCTCCTCGCCCACCCgctcccgcgccgccgccgacgtcgacgaGTTCACGGCATGGATG AGGAAGCACCCGTCGGCGCTCGCCAAGTTCGAGCAGATCGCCAGCGCGTCCAAGGGGAAGAAGGTCGTCATGTTCCTAGACTACGACGGCACGCTCTCCCCCATCGTCGCCGACCCCGACGCCGCGTACATGAGCGACGCG ATGAGAGCGGCGGTGCGCGACGTCGCGAAGCACTTCCCGACGGCGATCGTGAGCGGGCGCTGCCGCGACAAG GTGCGCAACTTCGTCGACCTCTCGGAGCTCTACTACGCCGGCAGCCATGGCATGGACATCAAGGGACCAAGCTCCAAT CCCGAGTCAGTTTTATGCCAACCTGCAAGCGAGTTCCTCCCCGTGATCGACGAG GTGTACAAGGCGCTGGTGGAAAAGACGAAGTCCACGCCTGGCGCCAAGGTGGAGAACAACAAGTTCTGCTTGTCCGTGCACTTCAGATGTGTTGATGAAAAG AGATGGAATGCTTTGGCAGAGCAAGTCAAGGCAGTGATCAAGGACTACCCCAAGCTGAAGCTCACTCAAGGGAGGAAG GTTCTGGAGATCCGTCCGAGCATTATGTGGGACAAGGGCAAGGCCTTGGAGTTCCTGCTCGAATCGCTCG GATTCGCCAACTGCAGCGACGTCCTCCCGGTGTACATCGGTGACGACCGCACCGACGAGGATGCTTTCAAG GTGCTGAGGAAGAGGGGGCAAGGCATCGGGATCCTTGTGTCCAAGTGCCCCAAGGAGACGAACGCCTCCTACTCCCTGCAGGACCCCGGCGAGGTGATGGACTTCCTGCTCCGTCTGGCGGAATGGAAGCGGAAATCCTCGGCGCCACCGATGATTCGGCCGCGGGTGTAG